CGCTGCTGGAAGCGGTATTTGTGGCGGCATTTAAACGGGTTACTTCACTCCGCAATTTTGGCAACTCAGCGGTGTTTTGGCTGAGGCGCTTGTTTTCATCGCGAAGCGCGGCGAGTTGGCGTTGGGCGGTGTCGCGGTCGCGGGTGACCTGGTTGATTTGATCTGAAAGTGTGGCTTGTTGTTGTTGAAACGTCTGGACTTGGGCACGGAGGGTGGAGGTTTGATGAGCTTTGTAGACTCCGATGCCAAAGGCGGGGATAAGCGCGACTATAATGGCGGTTTTTTGGCGCGTGGTCATAGCCATCGTTTTGGATTATTTTGCGGCGGACGCCTGGGCTTCCTTGACTTTAATCATTCGTTGGAGGGCGGCTTGTTGTTCGGGGGTAGTGGCGTAGGGCATCAGGTCGGCGGCTTCGGTTGGTTCGAGGCTATTGTGGGAGGCGGCATAGGCTTTCATCACTGGCTTGAGAGCATTGACATCTTTTCCGATGGTATCGTTCCAGGCTTGATTTCCGGCGCTGCCATAACCGTTCGGGCCTATGCCGAATCGTTGATCGTATTCGGCGTCCACAGGTGCTTTTTGGCTGATAACCTTATCTCCGCCCATGCCCAAACTGGAGATTTCTTCGGCGGGCAGAATGGCAAAACGCTGCAAGATGGCTTCATCCAGAGGTGATTCAAAGTATGGCTGTAATTGAGAGAGGTCGCTCGGAAATTGGCCGTTGTTGGCTTTCATGTATTTGCTCAAGGCCGGCTGCATCATTGAAGCGACCTTGCTCTCGGCATTGTTGCGAAGGTAGCTAAAGGCGCGGCGATAATCTTTTTCGGTGCTCAGATTGCGGCCCTTCACTGCTCCGAGCCAATCTTCGTCGCTGAGTAATTGGAACTCGGGAATGCCTGCCTCAGGGTTTTGTTTCAGCCTTTCCTTGAGCTGCTCGACTCGCGCCAACCAGGATTTTGCGGCGGATTCGGCGGGGCTGCCCGTAGAGGGATTTGCGGCTGCGTTTAGGCGGGTGACTGTGCTGCGCAGTTTCGGCAACTCAGCGGCGTTCTGGCTGAGGCGTTTGTTGTCGTCGCGGAGGGCGGCCAATTGGCGCAAGGCGTCTTCGCGGTCGCGGATGAGTTGATTGATTTTTTCCGCGAGCGGGGCTTGTTGTTGCTGGAGGGCCTGGACCTGGGTTTGGAGAGCGGAAGCTTGTTTAGCTTGGTAGAGTCCCGTGCCGACGGCGGCGATGAGCGTGGCGGCAAGGAGAGTTTTTTGGAGTGTGGTCATAGCAATCGTTTTGGTGACTCCGATGAGAGTTGCGGTGCTGCTGAGGGCGGCGGTGGAAATGGTGGCAGCGAGGCCGATGGGGGCAGCGGTGACGGCTTGGGCGGTGAGCGCAGTGGCGAGTGCGCCGGCTGAAAGAGTGACGCCGCGATTTTTAAGGAGTGAATGGAGTTTCTCCAAGGCGCGATTCACTCGCATGCGGGCGGCGTCCTCGTTGGTGCCGATGGCTGCGCCAACGGTGCGGAAGTCGTGTTGCGCGAAGAAGCGGAGCATGATGGCGGTGCGATCCCCTTCCCCGAGCTGGTTGATGGCTTCGTCGAGGATGGGCGCAACCTGGGCGAGGTTGGCGTCGGAGTGGTCGTGCAACGCATTCATTTGGACGGCTTCGTTTTCACGCAATTGACGGCGGCGTTCGCCCCGGAGGAAGGTGGACGCAACGTAGCAGGTATGCCGATGCAACCAACCGCCGAGCATGACATCCTTGGAAAGCGTCGGAGCAATGCGGGCGAGGTCAACAAAAACGGTCTGCGCGATATCCTGGGCCAGGTGGGCATCGCGATTGACCAACCGAAAGGCGACCGAATAGACGAGGTCGACATAGCGCGTGACCAGTTCCCGGAAGGCGGTTTCGGAGCCGTTCCTGACGTAATCGGCGAGGAGTTGTTGGGTGTCGGTCATCTTCAATTCACTATTAAAGAGCCGCTGCGGGGCGAAACCGAACAAAAAATTTTAGAATTGCCAGGGTATGCAGGCACCAAGAAATCAGGGAGGAGTGGCCACGAGAAGGCACAAAAAGCGCAAAAAAAGACCTTGCTCGGATATGGCATACCGATACAAGTAACCCCATTTATTGAAACTTACAGGCTTGCTTCACAAAAGCAGGTTGCCAGTGATCCGTCCGGTTATATGCTGTTCACAAAAGGACCATGAGGAGATCATCCAGTCCGCAAGTATATGAACCGCTCCGTCGAAGAATTTGTAAATAATGTGCGGAAGTTCTGCCAGTGGGCGGAATCGAGCCAGCATGAGGTCCAAACAGCGCGGGAATTACTGCTGGCGCTCATGCAGGGTGTTTCTTATCTGCCCGCCGATTATACGGAGGAAAGCGAGACAGAGTATCCAGAGCGTAGCCGCGAGGATTGGAAAGCTGATTATAAGCGGTTCGCCGATTTTCCATTTCAATATTACTGGAAGATTTTCTCCCCCTGCAACCTTGACGAAGAAACGCCTGTTACCGGGGACGTCCATGACGATCTGGCAGATATTTATGAGGACTTGTGGCATGGTTTGCAGGCTCTTGATCTGGGAGACGCCACATATGCCAGGAACTACTGGTATGAATCCTATTTCATCCATTGGGGTCACCATGCGTCGTCAGCCGTTTACGCCGTTGATGAGTATTTTAGGAAAGAGTATTTCCGGAAACTTGTGGAAGGGGAATAGATAGGCGGCAAGCCTTAACCGACTGGCAATATTCCCTGCCCAATAAATGATTGCTGGCGCGTGGTTTTCAATCATGGCCGCGTCCTCGGAGTGGCTCGATGGGCTCAGCAGAATCACCGACGAGGTTAGAATTCCGGCGAAGCGTCATTCCACCATTTAATTGATTGCTCGCGCGAGGGATTGGAATCGCGGATCACGTACGCGAATGGGGCAATGGAAGGATGAGATCGCGGGCCTTGCTAGTGCGGCGCGCACGGAGTGACGCGGCCCTACCTACGATGCTGGCGCGAAAGGTTGGATCAGTGACTGGTTGATCTGCGCAGCAATATTCCAGTCAAATATTTAACTAAATCAGTAGCATATTATGAGCCAATCACGCCACTATTAATAACATTAATATAGAAATATATGTTTACTTAGTTATAGTATTTTTGTGTATTTTAGAGGCGGCATAAATCTTTTGAAAGAAGCTTATGGTAGAACATTCAAACATCGACGGGAGACGGGATTCTGGAACCACTGGGCGGTTTGTGGCCTTCGATTATGGCGGCGGCTTCCAGCAAATCGCGGGCGATGAAAGTCGTGTTATCTCGGGTTAACTCGCGCTATCTCGCCTTAACTCGGGTTAAAAAAGTATAAGACTTATGGAATCAATCTTAAAAAAGGACAGTCCGTTGGCAGTCGTTGGTTGCCCGTCGGCAGAGGCAGGTTTTCAGCCAGGACGCCTGCCATTGGAGGGCAAAGGAATTTCGAATAACGCATTTCGAGTTTAGATTGGAACGTCTAACGCCAAATAACGGCAGATAACGGTACATAACGCCAAATAACGGTTAAAAAATTTTTATCGCAGATGAAATGGTTAAAGCAGAATTCAAAATTGAGAGTTGGGATGCCACTCAACTCTGGCTGCGGCCATTCAGCCAGATCGGGCGCATTGAAGGTCAATGGACTAATTGACATGGCGGAGAGGATTAACTTCGTTGGATGGTCACCGAGAGAGGCAGCTCAGTCGGTAATGGTCGGTATCGGACGCCATTAGTCGGTATCGGTCGGTTAAATTATTTTCCGCAAAAACAAGATTGAAACCGGTACTTGCAACCGGGGGCAAACCAAGGCTTACTTTGCCCGGTTTATTTTGAAGATTTAGACACATGAATCGTGACCTGTTAGCCAAAGCAAAGTCGTTGGGTTTTTCGGACCGGCAAATCGCGCATCTCACCGGCCAGACGGAGGATGCCGTTCGCGCTGAACGCAAGAAACTCGGTTTGATTCCGAGCTACCGGCTGGTGGATACCTGCGCCGCCGAGTTTGAAGCTTATACGCCCTATTATTATTCCACGTACGATCGTGGTGACGATGAGATTCGCCCTTCCGACACGCGCAAGGTGATGATTTTGGGCGGCGGTCCAAACCGCATTGGCCAGGGAATTGAGTTTGATTATTGCTGCGTGCATGCGGCGTTCGCGCTGAAGGAAGATGGCTTCGAAACGTTGATGGTGAATTCGAATCCGGAGACGGTTTCAACGGATTATGATACGAGCGACAAATTGTTCTTTGAACCGTTGACGCTGGAAGATGTGCTGCACATTTACGAGCGGGAGAAGTGCTGGGGAGCAATCGCGCAATTCGGTGGACAAACACCTTTGAACCTGGCGCTCGCGTTGCAGAAGAATGGTGTCAACATCATCGGCACTTCGCCGCAGAGTATTGAAATCGCGGAAGATCGCAAGCTGTTCGCGGCGATGTTGAACAAGCTGAATATTCCGCAGCCACCGAACGGTTTGGCGACGAACGAAGCGGAGGCGCTGGAGGCATCGCGCAGACTGGGTTACCCGGTGTTGGTGCGGCCTTCGTTCGTGCTGGGCGGCCGGGCGATGCAGATTGTTTATTCTGATTCGGAGTTGACTCATTACATGCGGTTCGCGGTTGAGGCGTCGCCGGAGCGGCCGGTGTTGGTGGACAAATTTTTGGAAGATGCCGCGGAAGTGGATGTGGATTGCATCACGGATGTGGGGCATTTCAGTGATCCGAAGCAAGGGACAATTGTGATTGGCGGGATGCTGGAGCACATCGAATACGCGGGTGTGCATTCCGGTGACGCGGCGATGGTGTTGCCGCCGCATTCGTTGTCGCAGAAGGTGATTCAGACGATTCGTGAATATACGCATGCGATGGCGCGCGAGTTGAAGGTGATCGGCCTGATGAATGTGCAGTACGCCGTGAAGGGCGACACTGTTTACGTGCTGGAGGTGAATCCCCGGGCATCGCGCACGGTGCCGTTCGTGAGCAAGGCGATTGGGGTTCCGCTGGCGAAGCTGGCGGCGAAAGTGATGGCTGGCAAGAAGCTGACAGAGCTGGGCTTTACCGAAGAGGTCTGGACGAAATATTGGGCGGTGAAGGAATCGGTGTTTCCATTCAACCGTTTTCATGGCCAGGATATTTTGCTTTCGCCGGAAATGCGCTCCACCGGCGAAGTGATGGGCTTGGATGCGGATTTGGGAATTGCGTATGCGAAATCGCAAATGGCGGCAAACTCTCCCCTGCCCTTGAGCGGCCGGGTGTTCATCAGCGTGAGCGATGCGCATAAAGATGAAGTCTCGTCCGTGGCGAAGCTTTTCGTGGATCTCGGTTTCGAGTTGATTTCAACCAGCGGCACAGCGGCGATATTGGAGAAGGCGGGATTGAAAGTGCAACGGTTGTTTAAACTTGCGGAAGGCCGGCCCAACGCGGTGGATTTGTTGAAGAATCGCGAGATTCAACTGGTCATCAACACTCCTGCCGGACAGTCACCGCGGGCGGACGAAATCAAGATTCGCACGACGGCTGTTTATACCAACACGCCGATCATGACGACGTTGAGTGGCGCGAAGGCGGCGGCGTTGGGTATCGCGGCGCTGAAGAAGAGCGGTTACGCGGTCAAGAAAGAGAGCGATTACGCAGTCAAGACGCTTCAGGAATACCACTGAGCCAGTTAGTAAGTCATCGGTGCTGGCCCGGCACAGCGTTGAATTAAAATTAAGTAACGAAAATGAACCAGCGTGTCTGATTTTAGACACCCCACTGTAACCCGATGCTTTTGATTCAAGAATTTTCTTGTTTCAGGCATCTTAATGAGAGTGTAATTCTCCCGTGCTAAGCAAAGGCTACGCAGTCGATGGATTCTTCGACGAGATGTTGTCTGAAACAAACGACATCAGGAGGCATTACCAAAAATTTCAACAGCGGTTTGCCGCGCTCAGCCCCGAGGAATTGGACAACAAACGCAAGGCAATCGAGTTGGCCTTCCTGCGACAGGGAATCACGTTTAATGTTTATGGCGACGCGCAAGGCACCGAGCGCATTTTCCCATTCGACCTCGTGCCCCGCATTATTCCCGCTTCGGAGTGGGAACATATCGAGGCCGGTTTGATTCAGCGCATTACGGCTCTGAACCTGTTCCTGCATGATATTTACCACGATCAGCAGATTTTAAAGGAAGGCGTCATCCCGCCATTTTACGTGCTTTCCGCGCGGCATTTTCGTCGCGAGTTCATGAATTTTCCGGTTCCGAAAAATATCTACATGCATATTTGCGGGACGGATCTCATCCGCGACGATAAAGGTAAATACATGGTGCTGGAGGATAATGGACGCTGTCCATCCGGAGTCTCCTATTTGCTCGAGAATCGTCGGGCCATGAAACGAGCTTTCCCCAATATGTTCGAAAGCATTGGGGTGCGCCCGGTGGATACCTATCCCGCCGACCTGTTGAAAGTTTTGCGTCACAGCTCACCGATCAATGCTGGCGATATCACGGTGGTTCTGCTAACCCCGGGCACGCACAACAGCGCCTATTTTGAGCATTCCTACCTGGCACGCCAGATGGGCATTAACATTGTGGAAGGTCGTGATCTGGTGATCCGCGATGCGCGGGTATATATGCGCACGACGAAGGGCCTGCAACAGGTTCATGTTATTTATCGACGCATTGATGATGACTTTTTGG
The Pedosphaera parvula Ellin514 DNA segment above includes these coding regions:
- a CDS encoding RNA polymerase sigma factor, whose amino-acid sequence is MTDTQQLLADYVRNGSETAFRELVTRYVDLVYSVAFRLVNRDAHLAQDIAQTVFVDLARIAPTLSKDVMLGGWLHRHTCYVASTFLRGERRRQLRENEAVQMNALHDHSDANLAQVAPILDEAINQLGEGDRTAIMLRFFAQHDFRTVGAAIGTNEDAARMRVNRALEKLHSLLKNRGVTLSAGALATALTAQAVTAAPIGLAATISTAALSSTATLIGVTKTIAMTTLQKTLLAATLIAAVGTGLYQAKQASALQTQVQALQQQQAPLAEKINQLIRDREDALRQLAALRDDNKRLSQNAAELPKLRSTVTRLNAAANPSTGSPAESAAKSWLARVEQLKERLKQNPEAGIPEFQLLSDEDWLGAVKGRNLSTEKDYRRAFSYLRNNAESKVASMMQPALSKYMKANNGQFPSDLSQLQPYFESPLDEAILQRFAILPAEEISSLGMGGDKVISQKAPVDAEYDQRFGIGPNGYGSAGNQAWNDTIGKDVNALKPVMKAYAASHNSLEPTEAADLMPYATTPEQQAALQRMIKVKEAQASAAK
- a CDS encoding DUF5063 domain-containing protein, encoding MNRSVEEFVNNVRKFCQWAESSQHEVQTARELLLALMQGVSYLPADYTEESETEYPERSREDWKADYKRFADFPFQYYWKIFSPCNLDEETPVTGDVHDDLADIYEDLWHGLQALDLGDATYARNYWYESYFIHWGHHASSAVYAVDEYFRKEYFRKLVEGE
- a CDS encoding circularly permuted type 2 ATP-grasp protein: MLSETNDIRRHYQKFQQRFAALSPEELDNKRKAIELAFLRQGITFNVYGDAQGTERIFPFDLVPRIIPASEWEHIEAGLIQRITALNLFLHDIYHDQQILKEGVIPPFYVLSARHFRREFMNFPVPKNIYMHICGTDLIRDDKGKYMVLEDNGRCPSGVSYLLENRRAMKRAFPNMFESIGVRPVDTYPADLLKVLRHSSPINAGDITVVLLTPGTHNSAYFEHSYLARQMGINIVEGRDLVIRDARVYMRTTKGLQQVHVIYRRIDDDFLDPTVFRHDSVLGVPGLINAYRAGNVSLANSIGTGVADDKVMYYFVPRIIKFYLDQDPILENVPTYLASEEQDRKYILENIEQLVVKAANESGGYGMLMGPKASKAEIEEFRGRIQAEPRNYIAQPMISLSQHPTICDGKFEGRHIDLRPFILYGEKTTIVPGGLTRVALRKGSLVVNSSQGGGSKDTWVLYGDD
- the carB gene encoding carbamoyl-phosphate synthase large subunit, with product MNRDLLAKAKSLGFSDRQIAHLTGQTEDAVRAERKKLGLIPSYRLVDTCAAEFEAYTPYYYSTYDRGDDEIRPSDTRKVMILGGGPNRIGQGIEFDYCCVHAAFALKEDGFETLMVNSNPETVSTDYDTSDKLFFEPLTLEDVLHIYEREKCWGAIAQFGGQTPLNLALALQKNGVNIIGTSPQSIEIAEDRKLFAAMLNKLNIPQPPNGLATNEAEALEASRRLGYPVLVRPSFVLGGRAMQIVYSDSELTHYMRFAVEASPERPVLVDKFLEDAAEVDVDCITDVGHFSDPKQGTIVIGGMLEHIEYAGVHSGDAAMVLPPHSLSQKVIQTIREYTHAMARELKVIGLMNVQYAVKGDTVYVLEVNPRASRTVPFVSKAIGVPLAKLAAKVMAGKKLTELGFTEEVWTKYWAVKESVFPFNRFHGQDILLSPEMRSTGEVMGLDADLGIAYAKSQMAANSPLPLSGRVFISVSDAHKDEVSSVAKLFVDLGFELISTSGTAAILEKAGLKVQRLFKLAEGRPNAVDLLKNREIQLVINTPAGQSPRADEIKIRTTAVYTNTPIMTTLSGAKAAALGIAALKKSGYAVKKESDYAVKTLQEYH